The following are from one region of the Leucobacter sp. Psy1 genome:
- a CDS encoding DUF3000 domain-containing protein, with protein MATDRGLPEAFAEAAEQLRRARYRSELLVREIAAPDNIAPHAVAFAAGVRPGAAAENATVDSPDGAGRLVLLHDPESAAEWGGEFRIVCYAQAPLEIELGVDPFIVDVAWSWLVDALESRDAEYTAASGTATKTLSSGFGTLASQGDGAQLELRASWTPLGTTFDAHAAAWSELLCLLAGLPHHEGVASLQAHAATRRPGSDRGLRSRG; from the coding sequence ATAGCGACAGACCGAGGTCTTCCGGAAGCGTTCGCGGAGGCTGCAGAGCAACTGCGTCGAGCGCGATACCGGAGCGAACTGCTCGTTCGCGAGATCGCCGCTCCCGACAACATCGCTCCGCACGCCGTCGCGTTCGCGGCAGGGGTGAGGCCAGGTGCCGCTGCTGAGAATGCCACGGTCGACTCCCCCGATGGTGCCGGCCGCCTGGTGCTCCTGCACGATCCGGAGTCCGCCGCCGAGTGGGGCGGCGAGTTCCGGATCGTCTGCTACGCCCAGGCTCCCCTGGAGATCGAGCTCGGCGTCGACCCGTTCATTGTCGACGTGGCATGGTCATGGCTCGTGGACGCCCTGGAATCCCGAGACGCCGAATACACCGCCGCTTCCGGAACGGCGACCAAGACGCTCTCCTCCGGCTTCGGAACGCTCGCGTCTCAGGGCGACGGTGCCCAGCTGGAACTCCGCGCATCGTGGACCCCGCTCGGCACGACGTTCGACGCCCATGCGGCGGCGTGGTCGGAACTGCTGTGCTTGCTCGCGGGGCTCCCGCATCACGAGGGCGTGGCGTCGTTGCAGGCGCACGCGGCGACGCGGCGCCCCGGTTCGGATCGGGGGCTGCGCTCACGTGGTTGA
- the zapE gene encoding cell division protein ZapE, which produces MASDAQHSSARLVQRSPRISGPELVATLVPPPQFDRATFDSYRPDPDHPSQEEARDTLRAFAGPAAPVSRGGFLGFGKKKAEARQGSPTRPGVYLDGGFGVGKTHLLAATWHATAGRKYFGTFIEYTALVGALGYTGALGVLQGAKLICIDEFELDDPGDTMLMTRMIGDLTSTGSRIVATSNTPPNALGEGRFAASDFMREIQAMSDRFVTIRIDGSDYRQRELDGDAVVLSDDAYQFALADASAAGERMTDDDFSELIAHLATVHPSSYAGLLDGVQAIGLRGVHELTDQSAALRFVAFVDRVYDAQIPIAATGIPLTTVFGGGMLDGGYRKKYLRCMSRLNALTAEQVAT; this is translated from the coding sequence ATGGCTTCAGACGCTCAGCACAGCTCCGCACGACTCGTCCAGCGATCCCCTCGGATCTCGGGTCCAGAACTCGTGGCGACCCTCGTGCCCCCTCCGCAGTTCGACCGCGCGACGTTCGACTCCTACCGTCCCGATCCAGACCACCCTTCGCAGGAGGAGGCCAGGGATACCCTGCGCGCCTTCGCGGGGCCGGCGGCCCCCGTCTCGCGGGGCGGTTTCCTCGGGTTCGGCAAGAAGAAGGCGGAGGCGCGTCAGGGAAGCCCCACCCGTCCAGGTGTGTACCTCGACGGCGGCTTCGGCGTGGGGAAGACGCACCTGCTGGCTGCGACCTGGCACGCTACCGCCGGGCGAAAGTACTTCGGCACCTTCATCGAGTACACAGCGCTCGTGGGAGCGCTCGGGTACACGGGGGCGCTCGGAGTGCTTCAGGGGGCGAAACTCATCTGCATCGACGAGTTCGAACTCGATGATCCGGGCGACACCATGCTGATGACTCGGATGATCGGCGATCTCACCTCAACTGGCTCCCGGATCGTTGCGACCTCGAACACGCCGCCTAACGCGCTCGGGGAGGGGCGGTTCGCAGCATCGGACTTCATGCGCGAGATCCAAGCGATGAGCGACCGATTCGTCACCATCAGGATCGATGGCTCCGACTACCGTCAACGCGAGCTCGACGGCGACGCCGTGGTGCTCAGCGACGATGCGTACCAGTTCGCGCTCGCCGATGCCTCAGCGGCCGGCGAGCGTATGACGGACGACGACTTCAGCGAGCTGATCGCCCACCTCGCAACCGTCCATCCGTCGAGCTATGCAGGGCTGTTGGACGGCGTGCAGGCGATCGGCCTCCGCGGCGTCCACGAACTCACCGACCAGTCGGCGGCGCTCCGCTTCGTCGCGTTCGTCGATCGTGTCTACGACGCGCAGATCCCGATCGCGGCGACCGGCATTCCGCTGACCACCGTCTTCGGCGGCGGCATGCTCGACGGGGGGTACCGGAAGAAATACCTCCGCTGCATGTCGCGCCTCAACGCGCTCACGGCCGAGCAGGTGGCCACCTAA
- the pdxY gene encoding pyridoxal kinase PdxY: MKILSIQSSVAYGHVGNSAAVFPLQRIGVEVMPVYTVCFSNHTGYGSWKGPMLTGDDVRDIVSGIEERGGLEGVDAVISGYQGGDDIGDAILDAVERVKRNSPDALYSCDPVLGNATSGCFVAPEVQDLIRDRVVPKADVITPNQFELGFLTGTAPETLDDVLASVELVRDLGPSTVLVTSVERPDRPEGTIEMLAVTGSEAWIVQTPHLPFKANGSGDVTAALFAAHFRRTGDVADALARTTSSVYGLLETTLQSGARELQLVEAQEHYAHPAMQFDVRRVQ; this comes from the coding sequence ATGAAGATCCTCTCCATCCAGTCATCGGTCGCGTACGGTCATGTCGGTAACTCCGCCGCGGTCTTCCCGCTGCAGCGCATCGGTGTCGAGGTCATGCCCGTCTACACCGTCTGTTTCTCCAATCACACGGGCTACGGCTCGTGGAAAGGGCCCATGCTCACGGGTGACGATGTGCGCGATATCGTCTCAGGCATCGAGGAGCGCGGAGGGCTCGAGGGCGTGGACGCCGTCATCTCCGGTTACCAGGGTGGCGATGACATCGGCGACGCGATCCTCGACGCCGTCGAGCGGGTGAAACGCAACAGTCCCGATGCGCTCTACAGCTGCGATCCGGTCCTCGGCAACGCGACTTCGGGCTGCTTCGTCGCGCCGGAGGTGCAGGATCTCATCAGGGATCGGGTCGTCCCGAAAGCCGACGTCATCACGCCGAACCAGTTCGAGCTCGGCTTCCTCACGGGGACCGCGCCTGAGACGCTCGACGACGTGCTCGCGTCGGTCGAGCTCGTGCGCGATCTCGGACCGAGCACGGTACTCGTGACGAGCGTCGAGCGTCCCGACCGACCGGAAGGGACCATCGAGATGCTGGCGGTTACCGGAAGTGAGGCGTGGATCGTGCAGACCCCCCACCTTCCGTTCAAGGCGAACGGCTCAGGCGACGTGACCGCGGCGCTGTTCGCCGCACACTTCCGTCGGACGGGAGATGTCGCCGACGCGCTCGCACGCACGACCTCGAGCGTGTACGGTTTGCTCGAGACCACGCTGCAGTCGGGAGCGCGAGAGCTCCAGCTGGTCGAGGCTCAGGAACACTACGCGCACCCGGCGATGCAGTTCGACGTCCGTCGCGTTCAGTAA
- a CDS encoding GMC family oxidoreductase has translation MNTAHTFDYVIVGGGSAGAAVAARLSEDPEVSVGLLEAGPNDADHNVVLQLDRWMELLESGFDWDYPIEPQENGNSFMRHARAKVLGGCSSHNSCIAFWAPAEDLDEWAEKYGAEGWESERTFPLYTRLENNDDDGPLHGHEGPVRLMNVPPADPCGVALLEACEEAGIPRTQFNTGQTVVRGANFFQVNRKDDGTRSSSSVSYLHPIADRKNLTIITDAWVRELEFDDSGACTGVHVVDNAFGRASRIAANREVILSAGAINTPQLLMLSGIGPREHLEEHGIDVRVDAPGVGSNLQDHPEGVVQWESKQRMVRESTQWWEIGIFANTEEGLDRPDLMMHYGSVPFDMHTYRAGYPTADEMICLTPNVTHARSKGTVRLRSRDFRDKPRVDPRYFTDPDGHDMRVMIAGIRTAREIMAQPAMSEWAGTELAPGADAQTDEQLAEYVRTTHNTVYHPVGTVRMGAAGDPEAPLDPQLRVKGVTGLRVADASVMPEIVTVNPNITVMMIGEKCADLIRKGN, from the coding sequence GTGAACACCGCGCATACGTTTGACTACGTCATTGTCGGAGGCGGCTCGGCAGGCGCCGCCGTGGCCGCACGACTCAGCGAGGATCCAGAGGTCTCGGTCGGCCTGCTCGAGGCGGGTCCGAACGACGCCGACCACAACGTGGTGCTGCAGCTCGACCGCTGGATGGAGCTGCTCGAATCTGGCTTCGACTGGGACTACCCCATCGAGCCGCAGGAGAACGGGAACTCGTTCATGCGTCACGCGCGCGCCAAGGTGCTCGGTGGCTGCTCCTCCCACAACTCCTGCATCGCCTTCTGGGCCCCCGCGGAGGACCTCGACGAATGGGCGGAGAAGTATGGCGCAGAGGGATGGGAGTCGGAGCGCACCTTCCCGCTCTACACCCGGCTCGAGAACAACGATGACGACGGGCCGCTGCACGGTCACGAGGGCCCGGTGCGGTTGATGAACGTTCCTCCCGCCGACCCCTGTGGGGTCGCGCTGCTCGAGGCGTGCGAGGAGGCTGGGATCCCCCGGACGCAGTTCAACACCGGGCAGACGGTCGTCCGCGGCGCGAACTTCTTCCAGGTGAACCGGAAGGACGACGGCACCCGCTCCTCGTCTTCGGTCTCGTACCTGCATCCGATTGCTGATCGGAAGAATCTCACCATCATCACCGATGCGTGGGTGCGCGAGCTCGAGTTCGACGACTCAGGTGCCTGCACCGGAGTGCACGTGGTCGACAACGCGTTCGGCCGGGCTTCGCGGATCGCGGCGAATCGCGAGGTGATCCTCTCGGCCGGCGCCATCAATACGCCGCAGCTGCTCATGCTCTCGGGTATCGGCCCGCGCGAGCATCTCGAGGAACACGGAATCGACGTGCGCGTCGACGCCCCCGGTGTCGGCTCGAACCTGCAGGACCACCCCGAGGGCGTCGTCCAGTGGGAGTCGAAGCAGCGGATGGTGCGCGAGTCGACGCAGTGGTGGGAGATCGGGATCTTCGCGAACACGGAAGAGGGACTCGACCGGCCCGACCTCATGATGCACTACGGCTCCGTGCCCTTCGATATGCACACGTACCGTGCGGGTTATCCGACGGCGGACGAGATGATCTGCCTGACGCCGAACGTGACGCACGCCCGCTCGAAGGGCACCGTACGGCTGCGCTCCCGAGACTTCCGCGATAAGCCGCGCGTCGATCCGCGCTACTTCACGGACCCTGACGGGCACGACATGCGGGTCATGATCGCCGGCATCCGAACGGCGAGAGAGATCATGGCTCAGCCCGCGATGTCGGAGTGGGCGGGCACCGAGCTCGCGCCCGGCGCCGACGCACAGACCGATGAGCAGCTGGCCGAGTACGTGCGGACGACCCACAACACCGTCTACCACCCGGTGGGCACGGTGCGCATGGGCGCCGCAGGTGACCCCGAGGCGCCGCTCGATCCGCAGCTGCGCGTGAAGGGGGTCACGGGCCTCCGGGTCGCTGACGCCTCGGTCATGCCGGAGATCGTGACGGTGAATCCGAACATCACGGTGATGATGATCGGCGAGAAGTGCGCCGACCTCATCCGCAAGGGGAATTGA
- a CDS encoding aldehyde dehydrogenase family protein: MPDTLFIDGKWTSAIGGGTRDIHCPADGAFVATVDEADDRDSVAAIQAARRSFDSGVWSEVPAPQRGDFLLRVAAGLRDRKEEFARAESLDTGKRIVESRIDMDDIAACFDYFGKLAGQDAGRMVDANDPNVVSQIVYEPVGVCTLITPWNYPLLQAAWKIAPALAAGNSFVLKPAELTPHTAILTMRLLDDLGLPAGVANLVLGAGADCGTPLSTDPDVDMVSFTGGLVTGRIIAANAAATVKKVALELGGKNPNVVFADADFDAAVDNALNAAFVHSGQVCSAGARLIVEESIAERFTDALVRRAEAIRLGGPFDEDAETGPLISAAHRDKVTAYVEAGIAEGARLRCGGKWGEGDLESGVYYLPTVLDRVERGMSVVTDEAFGPVVTVETFTTEDEAVATANDTIYGLAGAVWSQDAGRVQRIARRLRHGTIWINDFHPYLPQAEWGGFGQSGFGRELGPTGLAEYQEPKHIYQNLSPAVSGWFPEHTN, from the coding sequence ATGCCAGACACCCTGTTTATCGATGGCAAGTGGACCTCGGCCATCGGCGGAGGCACTCGCGACATCCACTGCCCAGCCGATGGCGCGTTCGTCGCCACGGTCGACGAGGCCGACGACCGCGACTCGGTCGCGGCGATCCAGGCGGCTCGCCGCTCCTTCGACTCCGGCGTATGGTCGGAGGTACCCGCACCCCAGCGCGGCGACTTCCTCCTCCGCGTCGCCGCCGGACTGCGCGACCGGAAGGAGGAGTTCGCCAGAGCTGAGTCGCTCGACACCGGGAAGCGCATCGTCGAGTCCCGCATCGACATGGACGACATCGCCGCCTGCTTCGACTACTTCGGCAAGCTCGCCGGGCAGGACGCAGGCCGCATGGTCGATGCGAATGACCCGAACGTGGTCTCGCAGATCGTCTACGAGCCCGTGGGCGTCTGCACGCTGATCACTCCATGGAATTACCCGCTGCTGCAGGCGGCATGGAAGATCGCTCCGGCACTCGCCGCCGGTAACAGCTTCGTGCTCAAGCCGGCGGAGCTGACGCCCCACACGGCGATCCTCACGATGCGTCTGCTCGATGACCTCGGTCTTCCCGCCGGAGTTGCGAACCTCGTCCTGGGTGCTGGCGCCGATTGCGGGACGCCGCTGTCGACGGACCCGGATGTCGACATGGTGTCCTTCACCGGTGGCCTCGTCACTGGCCGCATCATCGCGGCGAACGCCGCGGCGACGGTCAAGAAGGTGGCGCTGGAACTCGGTGGCAAGAACCCCAACGTCGTGTTCGCCGACGCTGACTTCGACGCAGCGGTCGACAACGCGCTCAATGCGGCGTTCGTCCACTCCGGCCAGGTCTGCTCGGCAGGTGCGCGCCTCATCGTCGAAGAGTCCATCGCCGAGCGATTCACCGACGCCCTGGTGCGTCGCGCTGAGGCGATCCGGCTCGGCGGACCGTTCGACGAGGACGCGGAGACCGGCCCCCTGATCTCTGCCGCCCATCGAGACAAGGTCACCGCGTATGTCGAGGCCGGCATCGCCGAGGGCGCGCGTCTGCGGTGCGGTGGCAAATGGGGCGAGGGCGACCTCGAATCCGGCGTCTACTATCTGCCGACCGTGCTCGATCGTGTCGAGCGGGGCATGTCAGTCGTCACCGATGAGGCGTTCGGACCCGTGGTGACGGTGGAGACCTTCACGACGGAGGATGAGGCGGTGGCCACCGCCAACGACACCATCTACGGTCTGGCGGGCGCTGTCTGGTCGCAGGACGCCGGTCGGGTGCAGCGCATCGCCAGGCGCCTGAGGCACGGGACGATTTGGATCAACGACTTCCACCCCTACCTGCCTCAGGCCGAGTGGGGCGGATTCGGCCAGTCGGGGTTTGGGCGCGAGCTCGGACCGACCGGACTCGCCGAGTACCAGGAGCCGAAGCACATCTACCAGAACCTCTCCCCCGCTGTCTCGGGCTGGTTCCCCGAGCACACGAACTGA
- the betT gene encoding choline BCCT transporter BetT yields MESISAQHGTTGSVPTAEARIRWPVLIGSGTAIIAIALWAMLAPDQAGAVIGNAVVWASTTFGWYFILTAGVVVAFTLFLAFSSSGKTKLGPDHSKPQFNLFTWASMLFAAGIGIDLMFFAVAEPVAQYTGPPAGEAETVEAARQAIVWTLFHYGPVGWAMYALMGGAFAYFAYRRNLPLNIRSLLTPLFGKRLDGWAGHSVDILAVLGTVFGISVTLGIGVVQLAYGLHVLIGTPNGVAMQIALIVLAVAMATISTVSGVEKGIRRLSEANVVLAVLLLLWILITGETRRLFDGFVMNVGDFISRFPSMVLDTYAWDRPDDWMQAWTLFFWAWWVAWAPFVGLFLARISRGRSLRQFVVGVLVIPFAFIAIFISILGNSALELVVGGDREFAETAVSVPEQAFFDLLQQYPGAPVVIAVALLTGLLFYVTSADSGALVLANLSSKIDDPKQDAAKSLRIFWALATGLLTLAMLLVGGVPTLQAATVVIGLPVSLLLYLVMISMFRALRNESQHREGYTATMPIRFGHAESNWRKRLRQSTVYPSAAQVSQYLNGIAEPALEEVRSELEQAGVDCLVERGECPVPDVDSLLISARLDDHQSFSYQIYPVAHETPTFAPARKRGEEHYYRLEVFSASGSHGYDVYGYSSDRLIADVIGHFESHLEYLRISDGVVDASTGEDEPIITDWQDDFTLPDTDQTSSKE; encoded by the coding sequence ATGGAAAGCATCTCTGCCCAGCACGGCACAACCGGGTCAGTACCGACCGCGGAGGCTCGCATCCGCTGGCCCGTCCTCATCGGCTCTGGCACCGCGATCATCGCCATCGCCCTCTGGGCGATGCTCGCACCGGATCAGGCCGGCGCGGTCATCGGGAACGCCGTGGTCTGGGCGTCTACGACCTTCGGGTGGTACTTCATCTTGACTGCTGGCGTGGTGGTGGCCTTCACGCTCTTCCTCGCCTTCTCCTCGTCGGGGAAGACGAAGCTCGGCCCCGATCACTCGAAGCCGCAGTTCAATCTCTTCACCTGGGCCTCGATGCTGTTCGCCGCAGGCATCGGTATCGACCTCATGTTCTTCGCGGTCGCCGAGCCGGTTGCGCAGTACACCGGCCCGCCCGCGGGCGAAGCCGAGACGGTCGAGGCGGCGCGCCAGGCCATCGTCTGGACGCTCTTCCACTACGGGCCCGTCGGGTGGGCGATGTATGCGCTGATGGGTGGCGCGTTCGCCTACTTCGCCTATCGGCGGAATCTCCCGCTGAACATCCGCTCGCTGCTGACGCCCCTGTTCGGGAAACGTCTTGACGGGTGGGCGGGCCATTCGGTCGACATTCTGGCGGTTCTCGGCACTGTTTTCGGTATCTCGGTGACCCTGGGTATCGGCGTGGTCCAGCTCGCGTACGGCCTCCACGTCCTCATCGGCACGCCGAACGGAGTGGCGATGCAGATCGCGCTCATCGTGCTGGCGGTAGCGATGGCGACGATCTCGACGGTCTCGGGCGTCGAGAAGGGCATTCGGCGCCTCTCTGAGGCGAACGTCGTTCTCGCGGTGCTGCTGCTGCTCTGGATCCTCATCACGGGCGAAACCCGTCGACTGTTCGACGGCTTCGTCATGAACGTCGGCGACTTCATCTCACGCTTCCCGAGCATGGTGCTCGATACCTACGCCTGGGACCGGCCCGACGACTGGATGCAGGCGTGGACGCTCTTCTTCTGGGCCTGGTGGGTTGCCTGGGCGCCGTTCGTCGGACTGTTCCTGGCACGCATCTCGCGGGGCCGGAGTCTGCGCCAGTTCGTCGTCGGCGTACTCGTCATTCCCTTCGCATTCATCGCGATCTTCATCTCGATCCTGGGGAACTCCGCTCTCGAACTCGTCGTCGGAGGCGACCGCGAGTTCGCCGAGACTGCGGTATCCGTTCCGGAGCAAGCGTTCTTCGACCTGCTGCAGCAGTACCCCGGCGCGCCGGTGGTCATCGCCGTTGCGCTCCTGACCGGCCTGCTGTTCTATGTCACGTCGGCCGACTCCGGTGCGCTGGTGCTCGCGAACCTGTCGTCGAAGATCGACGATCCGAAGCAGGATGCGGCGAAGAGCCTGCGCATCTTCTGGGCGCTCGCCACGGGCCTCCTCACGCTCGCGATGCTGCTCGTCGGCGGCGTGCCGACCCTCCAGGCGGCAACCGTGGTCATTGGTCTCCCAGTCTCACTCCTCCTGTACCTGGTCATGATCTCGATGTTCCGTGCCCTGCGGAACGAGTCACAGCATCGCGAGGGGTACACCGCGACCATGCCTATTCGCTTCGGTCACGCCGAGTCCAACTGGCGGAAGCGCCTGCGGCAGTCGACGGTGTACCCGTCAGCGGCGCAGGTCTCGCAGTACTTGAACGGCATAGCGGAACCTGCGCTGGAGGAGGTCAGGTCCGAACTCGAGCAGGCCGGTGTGGACTGCCTGGTCGAGCGCGGCGAATGCCCCGTCCCCGACGTAGATTCGCTGCTCATCAGCGCGAGGCTCGACGACCACCAGTCGTTCAGCTACCAGATCTACCCGGTTGCGCACGAGACCCCGACCTTCGCCCCGGCTCGGAAGCGCGGCGAGGAGCACTACTACCGGCTCGAGGTGTTCTCGGCCTCGGGCTCCCACGGTTACGACGTGTACGGGTACAGCTCCGACCGTCTCATCGCCGACGTTATCGGGCACTTCGAGTCCCATCTCGAGTACCTGCGCATATCAGACGGAGTGGTCGATGCTTCGACGGGCGAGGATGAACCGATCATCACCGACTGGCAGGATGATTTCACACTGCCTGACACCGACCAGACCAGTTCGAAGGAGTAG
- the gluQRS gene encoding tRNA glutamyl-Q(34) synthetase GluQRS, giving the protein MDNSGSLRGAGRYAPTPSGDLHLGNLRTALLAWLFARTSGRAFLMRIEDLDRARDAGSAEQQLADLSAIGIDWVGEAMRQSAQAEAHAAAIERLRASGLVYECTCTRREIQAAPSAPHGAPGAYPGTCRELSDAERRAARQRIAPRHPALRLRAPEEYLRGGVAFHDRVLGERRGDVDDLVLQRGDGTVAYNLAVVVDDAASGVDQVVRGDDLAPSTPRQVMLQRLLGLPTPEYAHVPLVLGPTGARLAKRDGAVTLRDLSASGIGPEDVLALLARSVGLARSGERPSASALLERFDPAVLSSAPWTFSPDALESDG; this is encoded by the coding sequence ATGGACAACAGCGGAAGCCTGCGGGGCGCTGGGAGATACGCCCCCACCCCCTCGGGCGACCTGCACCTCGGAAATCTCCGTACGGCGCTGCTCGCCTGGTTGTTCGCACGCACCTCGGGCCGGGCGTTTCTCATGCGCATCGAAGATCTCGATCGCGCCAGGGACGCGGGAAGCGCGGAGCAGCAGCTCGCCGATCTCTCGGCGATCGGCATCGACTGGGTTGGCGAAGCCATGAGGCAGTCCGCCCAGGCGGAGGCGCACGCCGCGGCCATCGAGCGCTTGCGCGCGAGCGGCCTCGTCTACGAGTGCACCTGTACCCGACGCGAGATCCAGGCCGCGCCGTCCGCCCCGCACGGGGCTCCCGGCGCATACCCCGGCACCTGCAGGGAACTGAGCGACGCCGAACGGCGGGCCGCCCGCCAACGCATCGCCCCGCGTCATCCTGCGCTGCGGCTCCGCGCTCCGGAGGAGTATCTGCGCGGCGGAGTCGCATTCCACGACAGAGTGCTCGGCGAACGTCGCGGGGACGTGGACGATCTGGTGCTGCAGCGCGGCGACGGCACGGTCGCCTACAACCTCGCCGTCGTGGTCGATGACGCGGCGTCCGGCGTCGATCAAGTGGTGCGCGGCGACGACCTCGCCCCGTCCACGCCGCGTCAGGTGATGCTGCAGCGTCTCCTCGGGCTCCCCACGCCCGAATACGCGCATGTGCCTCTGGTGCTCGGGCCGACGGGTGCCCGTCTTGCGAAACGCGACGGCGCGGTCACGCTGCGCGATCTCTCCGCCTCAGGCATCGGACCAGAGGACGTGCTGGCACTCCTCGCACGCTCGGTCGGGCTGGCACGGTCCGGTGAGCGACCGAGCGCATCCGCGCTGCTCGAGCGGTTCGATCCGGCAGTGCTCTCGAGTGCGCCGTGGACGTTCAGTCCAGACGCACTCGAGAGCGACGGCTGA
- a CDS encoding spore germination protein GerW family protein produces the protein MANLTQQIADTVSTVGVSSAYGDPVDVDGTTIVPVAATWYGFGGGEGDAGNDSGKGEGAGGGGGGASVPVGAYVTRDGRTRFEPNTIALLAVGIPFVWVTGRAVGRILRGLRGKR, from the coding sequence ATGGCCAATCTCACGCAGCAAATCGCAGACACCGTGTCCACCGTCGGAGTCTCCTCCGCTTACGGAGATCCCGTCGATGTCGACGGCACGACCATCGTGCCGGTGGCAGCAACCTGGTACGGCTTCGGAGGCGGTGAAGGCGACGCAGGGAACGACTCGGGCAAGGGCGAAGGCGCCGGAGGCGGCGGTGGCGGCGCTTCCGTTCCGGTCGGCGCGTACGTCACGCGCGACGGGCGGACCCGCTTCGAGCCGAACACGATCGCCCTCCTCGCCGTCGGCATCCCCTTCGTCTGGGTGACCGGTCGAGCAGTCGGCCGCATCCTGCGCGGCCTGCGCGGCAAGCGCTGA
- a CDS encoding SGNH/GDSL hydrolase family protein: protein MDDSQVSVPDPIDLPWSRFVALGDSFTEGVGDPEADSPGGLRGWADRFAEVMAQHNEDFAYANLAVRGKLIRQIANEQIDAALELRPDLISICAGGNDVIRPNTDPDEVAAELERAVERLRSGGATVMLFTGVDVAFQPVFRSIRGKVAIYNENIRRIARRHDCVVVDQWALEELQDARYWSGDRLHLNALGHHTIARAALDALNVPHDLVPQDPPPLPSLTWRQARRGDIVWAREHLVPWVLRRIRHQSSGDGIEPKRPDATSLRGARHGSAEPASDVARNSVGAEPQES from the coding sequence ATGGACGACTCGCAAGTATCGGTGCCGGATCCGATCGACCTCCCCTGGAGCCGGTTCGTCGCCCTCGGAGACTCCTTCACCGAGGGGGTGGGCGACCCCGAGGCCGACAGCCCGGGAGGTCTCCGCGGGTGGGCCGATCGCTTCGCCGAGGTGATGGCGCAGCACAACGAAGATTTCGCGTACGCGAACCTCGCGGTCCGCGGCAAGCTGATCCGGCAGATCGCGAACGAGCAGATCGATGCGGCGCTCGAGCTGCGCCCCGACCTCATCAGCATCTGTGCCGGCGGGAACGACGTCATCCGCCCGAATACGGACCCCGACGAGGTCGCCGCCGAATTGGAGCGCGCCGTCGAGCGCCTGCGCTCCGGCGGTGCGACAGTCATGCTGTTCACGGGTGTGGACGTGGCCTTTCAGCCGGTGTTCCGCTCTATCAGGGGAAAGGTGGCGATCTACAACGAGAACATCAGGCGCATCGCCAGGCGCCACGACTGCGTGGTAGTCGATCAGTGGGCGCTTGAAGAGCTCCAGGACGCGCGCTACTGGTCGGGTGATCGGCTGCACCTCAACGCGCTCGGCCACCACACCATTGCCCGGGCAGCGCTCGACGCGCTGAATGTGCCGCACGACCTGGTGCCGCAGGATCCTCCTCCCCTGCCGAGCCTCACCTGGCGGCAAGCGCGTCGCGGCGACATCGTCTGGGCCAGGGAGCACCTCGTCCCGTGGGTGCTGCGCCGAATCCGGCACCAGTCGTCGGGCGACGGGATCGAGCCGAAGCGTCCTGACGCGACGAGCCTTCGCGGCGCTCGCCACGGGAGCGCCGAACCTGCATCGGATGTCGCACGCAACTCCGTCGGGGCCGAGCCGCAGGAGTCGTAG